The following is a genomic window from Cygnus olor isolate bCygOlo1 chromosome 26, bCygOlo1.pri.v2, whole genome shotgun sequence.
GGGACCAGCGCTATTAGTTCCCTTCTGCtgggctgcctgccccagggATGTACAGGGCACACGAGCTCCGGGGTGTTTTCAGCTTCTGACCTCTTCTGTGAGCTTGTCAGAGGGAGCCTGTTACTGCCGGCCTTGGACAGATGGAGATCTGCAATTTTCGTGTACGTCCCTTAAAAGCCTGTCAGAAACTCACAGTGTAGAATCCCTGCTTGCCCAGACTGGGCTGAATTAATAGCATGTTGTCTGCGTACCAATTGTCTGGACCAGTTAGTCATTGCAGGTGGACGTTTAAGTGAAGTAATTCATGTTTTGTTTATCGCTAACTTTGGCTGGTACCCAGATCCTGTAATCAGAACGGTAAGAGTAGGTTATGTCCGTGCAGAGAGCAGCTCCCTCGGACACTGAGGGTTTGCTTACGTGGATCTATTTCCGGGCTGGAGAATAGAGCTAGCAGAAGGTCTCAGTGCGTGGTGGGGATTCCGGTGTTCTCCAGCTCGTTGTGGTGGTGCCCCACATCTCCAGAGCTAACTGGGATGGGCTGCACTGCGTGTGCACAGCAGACTCCTTTCCCAAAGAACACCCAGTCACATGAACTAGGCAATAGTCCCACCTCTATTGCtcacagaaacagcttttttaGGCTGGAATTTCACCGAGTAAATCTGGCGATTCATTTATTTGCACTGTATTAAAATGAACTGAAGTAGTTTTGTCCCTCACACGCAAAcgaagtgaaataaaacactgaatagTTACCTCATGCGCACTGAGGCACTCAGCTTCACGGGTAAAATATAGTGGAACGTTACAAAAAAGACGAGcataatttatatattataaagtatatagatatatatttttaaaaatcctttcctttatttaataGTTTATTGAGACAGATGCATTTCTAATCTCATTCCCTTTGGCGCCGCTGCCGGCAGCGCCTCAGCTCTCGTTCCCTTCAAGCAGCAGAACGGACCGGGCGAGCTCCACTCCTTGGTCCTCTTCTGTCACGACGAGATATTGGAGTTTCCAGCGGTGCTGACGTCCTCGGCACGTGAGTAGCTGGCCTGAGGTGTTCTGGGACGCTTCTTCAGCCCCACAGCCTGGGGCCAGAAGATGCTGCAGGTTCCCAAGGCGTCTCTTGGCTGCAGGCTGGCTGTTAGAGGGGCTCCACCTCTGAGGAGGTCTCTTCACCTGCCCCGTCTGCCCTGGTGCGCCTCTGCAGCGCAGAAGGAGTGCAGAAGGGACTGCGTCACGTAGTCACGCTGCAGGGCAGGTAGCGGCGTGGAGGTGACTCGTGCTGGGGCAGCACAGGGCCGGCTCGCGCGGGAGAAGCTGCGTCCTCCTGAGCCCCCAGAGCCCACGGTGCTGAGCACCTGCGCTGGAGATGGGGCCGCCCGTGGCAGTGGGGCTGCTCGCCTTCCCTAGAGATGTCACTTGCATGGGCGCTGGAAGTGGGCAGGGATTTGTTTCCACGTTTCTGGAGttcctttccctttgtttgGTGGGGGCGCCTTAGCCCCACGCAGCTCCTCTCCCCGTTAGGCGTAGGGACGTGACCCACCATTCTGCCTTGTGAGTGTGAGAGAAGGACTTGGGCcaagctgtggcagagctgaaGTTACTGGACCCGAATGAAGAATCTCTCGAATTCTGAAGGGCTGGTAATTCTGCAGCGTCACGCGGGGAGACTGGAAAACCTGTACAGAGCACTCAGCTAGCATTGCCAGGTTTTGTTACTTTATACGAAAACGCAACTTTTTTAAGAGCCTTTTCTGAAAATCCCCTTGATCTGCAGTGTAACGCCTGAGCCTGGCTGTTCGTCATCGGTACCCCAGACTTGGGCTGCAGTGAGCCGTAATTCAGGTCAGTAACAGCAATGCCCCAAACACAAGGCAAAAATGGGCTTAATtgcccttcctctgcagctccgCTGCTAATGGCAGCAGCTCAAGGGAGTTTAAAAATTGATCTTGTTGCATTAAACAAACTGAACGCATTAAACCATTGCTTTCCCTTCTGCCATTACTTTTGCAAATTAGTAactttttacttgtttttattcttttctttgcactTGAATGGCTGCTAACGTTTTATCATCTTTATACAGTGGGGGCATGTGGCAAGCCCGCATTCACTGACGAATGGCTCTCTGAAGTTTGTTTACTATTGCGTGCgtttctgtatcttttttaaGCTAacaatgaaatgtatttattttagttcaAATTGTGCTTAGAACTGGCTAATCTCTCCCTCCGATGGATTATTTATTAAACTGCTTCTTTCCTGTTGTGTTGAAGCTCTCTGTTCTGATCAGTTTCCCCTGCTGCTGTTACCAGACGGCTGTTCAAGTCAGCCTCGTGCTTCTGAGCAGGACTTGTCTCAGCCCCCCGGGGTTGTGCTGAAGAGATGGTTGCAAGCGTCTATGCCCACGACTGTGTCGGTCTGATCTCCCCTCCTTAGTGGGCACAACTGGTCCAGTTATTTTCACCAATTTCTTATAAATATTCTAGAACGAAAAGTACTTGCAATCAATTCGAATTCACCCCGATGCTAACGCAGCTATCCAGATCTTCGTTAGAGTATGAAAACCGCACTGTCCTCATAGCTCTCACCGCCTTGGTGCTTGAACACCAGGCGCTCTGAGCCACGACCCCGCTGCTCATCTCACCGTGGGCGTGAGCAAAACCCAAGAGTCTTCTAGGCAGCACGTGCAGGCAATATTTGCAGTACAGGGCCCTCTTTGGGATGTGGAGTGGGGAGGAAAGCACAAGTGCAGTCAGGGCTGTGGCGGCTGCCTTTGGCAGGCAGGGGCTTGCTCTCAGGTTTGTGCGAGCCCCGacggctgcctgcagcccagcgcTCGGCGTCCACCCCTCGCCTCCTGCCCCGTGCGCAGCATCCGTCCCTCGCTCCTGCCGCGAGCGATTCCCAGGGGAGCACCCCTGGGACCAgggtgggggctgcagcacgcAGTTATTAGCATCCCAGACCCCATTGTCTTCGTTTCCAGGCAGGCTTAATTTAGATCTTATCTTCCTCATTTAAggggtggtggttttttttttttttttacagtgcttgAGGATAGTAGTGCTGTGAACAATGTAATCACAAGAAGGATGAGCAAATCCCAGTCAGACCTTGGATGGGATCTGCTGTTGGATGGCCGATATCCTGTAATGAGCTGGAAATGCAATTCATCTGCTGTAAAATATATTgccttttgtatttatttcctctggACTTTTGAGcttactgtaattttttttcctacctttatGGGGGGGGCAGACCTCAGTTTGACACAGCATCAGTGCACTGGTGGAAAAAGGAAGGCGTGCATATTGCAAGTACAGCCTAGAattcaaaacagctttttcttttttttcttttttttctttctctcttctttctttttttttttttccctgggatcAGGCGTTGGCGAGTGCAGGTGCTGACAGCCCTGTGCTGCGCCCTGGCTCGGTGGCGCGGTGGTATCCTGTGCCGGGGGCCAGCGCCCGTCCCGCTGCCGTCGGTCCGTCGCTCTGCCGAACTGTTTTGAagtttgtttcctgaaaaacGCCTCGGGCGAGTCTGGCCGAGCGAGAGTCCTCCTGGCTGTCAGGAAGGCGTGTGCTCAGCATCCAGGAGGAAAGTTCAAGCTGTTTCTTGAAAGTCATCGTTCCCTTTGCACTGACCCTAAAGGTTTCCTCTTTCTTGGAAGTCCCTAAGTGCCTCAGCCTGCTCTTCCCACCCTGTATCTGCAACTCgtagatctctctctctcttttttgccttttctggaAGGAGGCAGCTTTGTGCTCCCAGATGAAAAGCATCGCCCGTGTGCGCTTCCAGCCTAGGGGAAAAATCCATCGAGTCCAGTAGAAGGGGAGagccccttccttcctccagcaTCCATGCTGCTCGCTGCCCCTGCCCGGCAGCTCCCGGCCGGTTTAGGATGCGGAGGGACGAGCGAGGTGCCTTTGCACACCCAAACCTTGTGCTGGCGGCTCTGGGCTGCGAGGGCAGGAGCGAGGAGCCTCCAGCACCCCCGGGATCGCTGCTGGGAAGAGCCCGGCTGGCGCGAGGAGCAGCCCTGGCCAGGGCTCGCCCCATCAAGGGGACCCAGGGTCGGGGGCCCCCATCTGTGGACCacggcagctgctgggagctctggGAGGCGGCTCTGTTAACACAGGATGGAAGGAACAAAACCCCAGAGCCATTAATCACCGTGGCTTCAGCTGAATGTGCATATTCTGATGGCAGCTGTTTACAGAGCACTTCCCCTGCCATTGGGAGGCCTCCAGAACACGTCAGATGGTTAATTACCTTTGGTCCCAAAAGGATGAGTGGCGTGCCCCGTGCCTGGAGCCGCTTCTTAGGAGTGTTCCCGCATGGGAAACGGCGGGTTCCCGCGGTTCCTGCTCAGACTTTCCACCTCCTGCAAGGGGAGGTGTGGGGGGATCGGGTGCATCCCCTCCTTTGACCCTTCGgcaccttccccagccccagccgtCAGCCTGGCGGGATGGGATGGGCCAGGATGGGCCCGACTCTTCCCAGGGAGCTGGGTAGGGATGAGGAAGTGATGCCAGGCCTGCCATGGGAGCAAGGAGAGGTGCTGAGGCTGGGTAATGTGGGGTAGTCAACATCCACgtgaaaacactttttccttctAACCTATAAAACCATCTTTCCCATGGACACCTACTTTTGTCCCTAAAAACAACTTCTTCCGGGAATAAATGCTGGTTGCAGCCACTTGGGCTGGGTGCCTCCTCCCCGTGCCCCGGGGCTACGCCCTCACAAGCCCACGTCTCGGCCCCGCACCGAGCGCGGCGTTGGCTCTGCGTTTGGGACAGAGGGGCTGAGACGGGCTCTGGTGGACAAGCGTCCCTCTCAGCTCAGCAGGGCCGTGCTGGTCCCGGGCAGTGCGGAGTCGGTTTGGGGTTGTGTGGGGCAGTGGAGAGCCAGGCGCCCCGTGTCACCCCACTCACCCGGCTGGCCCCCGGGcgatttatttcagctgttgtTCCTGCCTGGAGCACCCCTGGGTGTCTGGGGTGAGCTGGGGTGGGAAGGCAGCCTGTCCTCCCGCTGCACCCAGCCTCTTGGCACAGAAGGATTCAAATCCCCGTGTTCTGGGGGGGTCCTGCTTGCTGGCAGCACCTGAGCAGCCCCTGCGCTGCGGCCAGACAGGGTGCGGGGAGAGCCGGGCAAGGTCGAGGTCCAGCACAAGTTTTGGGGCACCGCTGCCTGCCCAAAGGTGCCAGGGGGGTGCgatgcagcaggagccctgcaggTCTCCTGGgcatggggctgcagagctgggtgggAGCTGAACTTTGAACAGAACGAGAAACCCCCTCTGGAAATACCCCGCTGGCGGGAAGGCCACGGGGGCGGTTCTTGCAGGGCTTTAAGaagggctggggatggggctggcAGCCAGAAGGGGACAGCCCCGGCCAGCAGCACTTGCTCCCCGacgggagggaaggaaggaaaacctcagcttgctgctgccctgccccgtGGCCCTGCGGGCGATGGAAgtggctcctctcctcctcctcagcgcgctgtggggctgcagcggTGAGTGCCCGGGAGCTGTGCCGGTCCCTCGCCTGCTggcccagggctctgctccaCGTGCTGCCGGTGGTGCTCCTCTCCTTGCTCCTCAtccctgcacccagagctgTGGGGCCCGTGACTGGTGTGTGTGATGGCGTGttctgctcttctgtgctgccaggggagcagcagtgctCCCTGGATGAAAACTGAGACGAGAAGGGGTGTCTGGGCTCATCACCCACAAAACGGCTGGCAGGTCTTGGTGGTAGAGAGTCTGATCAGGCTGCGATGCCTGCTGTGTGGCACCCTggctggctcctgctgcagaagcGTTGGCTCTGATGAGCCACCTCTATGAGCTGCGCCCCCCACAGCGATGGGAAGGGAGTCGGGTGGTGCCTGAGTGTGACTGCTCAGCAAACAGGGAGCCAGAATCgtgtctgctttgctttttgtgtctGTTCCCCTCTCTAACCCCTCGTGGTTCCTCTTCTCCCAGGACGACCGGTTGACAAGATGGTGGTGGAGCCGCGGGAGCCGCTGGTGCGGTACGGGGACGCGGTGCAGCTGAACTGCTCGCTGCCCTGCACGGGCGGCACGGTGCAGTGGAAGGGGCTGGACACCAACCTGGGCAGCATCGACTCCTTCCCCACCCACAGCGTCCTGCACATCAACCACGCTGAGGTGTCCACGGCAGGCACCAAGATCTGCCAGGGCATCTGCGGCGAGGAGCACTACCAGAAATCCGTCGACCTGAGGGTTTACTGTAAGcacccccaccccttcccccagcaccccccctGCACAGCCCTGTGTCCCCCACGGCTGCGGGAAGCGGTGCCGAGAGTCACTTTTTGTGCTCCCCGCGGCGGCTCCTCTCGCAGCCCTCCCGGACATGCTGCAGCTCGAGGCGCATCCGCCTGCCCTGGTGCCGGGTCAGCCCAACACGCTGCGCTGCTCGGCCCGGCGCGTGTACCCGCCCGCGGGGCTGGTGGTCGCTTGGTACCGGGGGGACCAAGAGCTGCAGAGGAACAACCCTGACACAACGGAGACCGACGAGGAGCTGTTTGACATCGAGGCCACGCTGTCGGTAGCAGGGGAGGACGTGGCGGAGGGCGCGCTGTTCAGGTGCGAGCTGACGCTGAGCGTCGGGACGGAGATTTTCACCTGTGAGGCGTCCATGACTGTGAGCACAGGGGGTGAGTggcggggctggagctgggggggtcCTGGGTCCCTGCAGTGCCCTGTCGGCCAGAGCCCACCCCTACCGACAGGCACTGCTTGAAATCACTCTGCAGGAGGGTGACAGCACCCCTCGCTGTGCTGCACCGCCAGTCCCCCAGCTGCTGCGCTGggggtgctgctctgctgctgctccccacccaagggtgctgcgCTCAGGGGGTGGAGGCGCCTGGGGCAGGTGGAGGGGGCATCGCCCGCAGAGATAACGCAATGGAGAGGCACTGCCCCGGCTCTAAGGCCTCCCGGGACCCTCTGTGTTCgcagctgtggcagagcagccGTCAGCCGTGGCCACCTCCACGGAGAGCCCCCGCACCACGACGACCACGACGGGGAGCCTCAGCACCACCAGGTCTGCGGCCACCATGGCGCTGTCCCCAGAGCCGGGTGTCCCCATGCATGATCCCACCTCAGCCCTCACCGCTGCCTCGCAGGAGCCCAAGACCACctcagagcaggctgctgctaCTGAACTCCCCCCAGTGGAGCGCCCCACTCCTCAGGACCCCATAGCGGGCAGCCCCTCAGCACGTCCAGCCACCGCCACGgttcccagctccagctccacgAGCCCCACAGCTGGGGGCCTGGCCGAGGCAGAGGGCACGGCTGCGGGTGGCACCCTCCAGGGCTCTCACGtggcagggacggggacggcgCCCGCCTGCAGCCTGCGGATCTGGTCGCTGCCTCCCAACGGGACGCGGGGCAGGGCCCTGCGCATCGAGTGCCACGCGCAGTGCGCTCAGAATGCCACCGTCCGCTGGCTGCGCACCCCCGTGGCCCTGTCGCAGTACCGGGAGGAGGTGGCGGGCAGCGGCTCCACGCTGCAGCTGGACCATGCTGAGCCCCGTCACCAGGGTCACTACCAGTGCATCCTGCAGGGCCACCGCTCCCAGGCAGtcagcctgcagctggtggTCTCGGACGGTGAGTGTGGGTCCATGGCCCCTGCATTGCCCCCCACACACATCCCTTGGGatgggctgcagctgtgctAGGGCTTTGGGGCGTTACACTCAGCCCCGGTTACCTGCCTCTGTCGGCAGCGTGCCTGCGACTACATGTCCTCCTTGTGCCTTGGCAGATATGTTCAGCGCTGACCCTGCCATAGCCATGGGGACAACGATGTCACTCCTGGGACTGATAGTGACCGGTGTCATATCTCATCGCCTGTGGAAACGATTCAAGTCGCAGTATGAACTGTCCTAAGAGCAGGGACTGCCTGCCACTGCCCCACCACTGCACCAGTCCCTGCCGTCGTCCTGTCCGCTGCTGggctctcctggctgcaggaagCCGAGCACCGATGGAGCCGGGCCGCCCAGCTCCAGAAATGGGACCGAAGGAGCTGGTGGGGCGCAGGGTGCTGCTGTGAGACCCCGAGAAGAGCAGCCCCGGGCCCAGGGGGAGCTGCCCCTGCACCTCTCTGAGCACGTCCGCCCCTGCGCTCCCTCGCCCCAGGCCGGCCCTGGAGGCCAGCAGGCAGCGGTGAGCGGGGCCAGGACCTGGGACGTCCGAGCGGCCGCTGCTCCTCGGGGGCCTCCCTGCGCCCAGCGCTGCCCGCGGTGCCGACGGGGCTGCGATGCGCGAGGCCGCACCGTCCCCACAGCCAGCTGGCCGGCCAGCCCGTCGTGTGCAGCACGGAGgagcccggggcagccccgaAGGAGCGACTCGGGGCGGCGAGAGGAGGAGGCCGGGCGCCAGGAGGGATGCCAGGAGCGCGGGGGGACCCGGGGAGCGCGGGGGTCCTGAGCAGCTCGGCCGGCACCGCCACAGCGCCGGGGCCCAGCACCGCTACGGGTGGCAGCGGCTCCGCACAGCCCGCAGGCGCTGAGCGTCAGGAGAAGGGCACCACGCAGGGGCGTTACTGCCAAATAAAGGCTTTGTTTGGGTGTTTTCGGATTTATTTGGGTGTATTCGGATTTATTTGATCGTGTTTGGATTTATTTGGGTTTATTTGGGTTTATTCGGATTTATTTGTGCCCCGAGGCTGATCCCGCGGGTctgtcctgctgtccccagtgcAGACCACGGCGGCGCCACAGCCCCgtcccggccccgcagcgctccGGGACACCAGGCCCGGCCACCGGCGGCGCGGGGCCTCGAGCGCTGCCGCGTCCCGGCGCTGCGGGGCCTCCTGCCCGGAGCAGCCACGGCGGCCGGGGCGCCTCACGGCTCCGTTGCCCACACTCAAGATGGCGGCCCGCGGCCTCGCCCGACGGCGGCGCCTCAGCGCCGTGGCAACGGCTTCCCTCCCGCTGATTGGATGCGCGAGGCGACGGCGGCGGCAGGCCCGCCTCACGTCCCGCCCGCGGATTGGCTGCCAGTGCTCAAGATGGCGGCGCGGGAGCTTCCGGCCCCGGCGGACTGGCTGTGCGCGGCCAAGATGGCGGGGGCCCGCCTTCGCTGCCCGCAGCTAAGATGGCGGCGTACGAGAAGCGGCGGGcggccgccgccccggccccggcggcagGCAGCGGCCCGGCGGAGCCGCtcggcgcggcggcgggcggcgggccgGAGGGCGAGGCGGAGTTCCTGCTGCGGAGCGGCGTCACCGCCATGGTGCGGGAGGCGCTGCTGAAGGTGCTGGAGGCGCGGCCCGAGGAGCCGGTCTCCTTCCTGGCCGACTACTTCGAGCGGCTGGTGTtgggcggccccggggcggccgaGGCGGCCGCGGAGCTCCCGGCGCCGCCGCAGCGCCTGGCCCGGGCGCTGTGGTACGTGCGCCTGGCCCAC
Proteins encoded in this region:
- the MADCAM1 gene encoding mucosal addressin cell adhesion molecule 1, giving the protein MEVAPLLLLSALWGCSGRPVDKMVVEPREPLVRYGDAVQLNCSLPCTGGTVQWKGLDTNLGSIDSFPTHSVLHINHAEVSTAGTKICQGICGEEHYQKSVDLRVYSLPDMLQLEAHPPALVPGQPNTLRCSARRVYPPAGLVVAWYRGDQELQRNNPDTTETDEELFDIEATLSVAGEDVAEGALFRCELTLSVGTEIFTCEASMTVSTGAVAEQPSAVATSTESPRTTTTTTGSLSTTRSAATMALSPEPGVPMHDPTSALTAASQEPKTTSEQAAATELPPVERPTPQDPIAGSPSARPATATVPSSSSTSPTAGGLAEAEGTAAGGTLQGSHVAGTGTAPACSLRIWSLPPNGTRGRALRIECHAQCAQNATVRWLRTPVALSQYREEVAGSGSTLQLDHAEPRHQGHYQCILQGHRSQAVSLQLVVSDDMFSADPAIAMGTTMSLLGLIVTGVISHRLWKRFKSQYELS